A stretch of Anoplolepis gracilipes chromosome 12, ASM4749672v1, whole genome shotgun sequence DNA encodes these proteins:
- the LOC140671804 gene encoding UDP-glucosyltransferase 2-like — translation MLKLLFVCCILMGFATISNSLSILLIEGVPSISHHVWTMNLVKGLLLKGHHVHVVSIRETNIKGKLGQNLTYAVFDNIVEAMQEDEEYNPAEWEGYSVFRMIHFIYEWFTEASEKIIETKGAKELVEMIKKVEFDVIVQDITIPESFYGLWEIAKGKPPVVGYTPYGAIPWLKDFTGGSHYSNVRSYPYKDLAKPISLWERTLNALYYVVDNFIRHYYHLPISQQFAEQYIGHKLRPLHEMEKNISIILINSYSAFEPGIPLPPNVIEIGGLHAQTAGEETVTYPDSIREFLDGAENGAVIISLGTNVKWKSLGLDKLKAVTLALAKLKQRVLWKLDIEMPFEVPNNMMIVKWLPQNEILSHKNVKAIWTHGGLLSTQEAIWKGVPVIGMPFFADQKFNVALLVHKGTAVQVDIKTLSKESVLGAFEEILYNESYTKNMKKLSSEFRDRPVPPLDLAVWWIEYAVRHPHGSLESPLRSQSWVEQNLIDIYAFLLFILIIILLIVIFVLKKLYNFCRNRVCTTSKLQKKKQM, via the exons ATGTTAAAACTCTTGTTTGTTTGTTGTATTTTAATGGGGTTCGCAACAATATCGAATTCGCTGTCAATTTTACTGATAGAAGGTGTTCCATCAATCAGTCATCATGTTTGGACAATGAATTTAGTCAAAGGATTGCTCCTTAAAGGTCATCATGTACACGTAGTGAGCATTCGTGAAACTAACATAAAAGGAAAACTCGGGCAAAATTTAACATACGCT GTCTTTGACAATATAGTAGAAGCAATGCAAGAAGATGAAGAATATAATCCAGCTGAATGGGAAGGATATAGTGTATTTCGcatgatacattttatatatgaatggTTTACAGAAGCATctgagaaaataatagaaactAAAGGAGCGAAAGAACTCGTGGAAATGATCAAGAAAGTTGAATTTGATGTTATAGTGCAAGATATTACGATACCTGAAAGCTTTTACGGATTATGGGAG ATTGCTAAGGGGAAGCCGCCTGTAGTAGGTTATACTCCGTACGGCGCTATACCCTGGTTGAAGGATTTCACTGGAGGCTCCCATTACTCCAATGTTCGATCTTATCCTTATAAAGATCTTGCAAAACCTATAAGTTTATGGGAAAGAACGTTAAATGCTCTTTATTATGTTGTGGATAATTTCATCCGACACTATTATCACTTGCCTATTTCTCAACAATTTGCTGAGCAATACATAGGCCACAAGCTTAGACCATTACatgaaatggaaaaaaatatttccatcaTATTAATCAATAGTTATTCTGCGTTTGAGCCTGGGATCCCATTGCCGCCAAACGTCATAGAGATTGGAGGATTGCATGCTCAAACTGCTGGAGAGGAAACCGTAACATATCCCGAT AGTATACGTGAATTTCTCGATGGTGCAGAGAACGGAGCTGTTATAATATCATTAGGAACGAATGTAAAATGGAAATCTCTTGGATTAGATAAACTTAAAGCCGTTACACTAGCTCTAGCAAAACTCAAGCAACGAGTACTTTGGAAGCTAGATATTGAAATGCCATTTGAAGTGCCAAATAATATGATGATTGTAAAGTGGTTGCCccaaaatgaaattttga GTCACAAAAACGTAAAAGCAATCTGGACGCACGGTGGTCTTCTCAGTACACAGGAAGCTATTTGGAAAGGTGTACCAGTGATCGGAATGCCATTCTTTGCGGATCAGAAATTCAATGTGGCATTATTAGTACATAAAGGTACCGCTGTACAAGTagatattaaaactttatccaAGGAGTCCGTATTAGGTGCGTTTGAAGAAATACTTTACAATGAAAG ttacacaaaaaatatgaaaaaattatccaGTGAATTTCGGGATCGACCAGTGCCGCCGTTAGATTTGGCGGTTTGGTGGATCGAATACGCGGTCCGACATCCACATGGAAGTTTAGAATCTCCGCTTAGATCCCAAAGCTGGGTGGAACAAAACctaattgatatatatgcatttttattgtttattcttatcataatattattgatcgtaatttttgtattgaaaaaattatataatttttgtcgtaATCGTGTATGTACCACATCTAAATtgcagaaaaagaaacaaatgtaA
- the LOC140672110 gene encoding UDP-glucosyltransferase 2-like, whose protein sequence is MLKNLIFYCIFVMGMTTMSSSLKILLLQPVASTSHHIWTMNLLKGLLHKGHHVHVVSIHEPNIKDRLAQNMTYAVFSDVVKEFQKSEEFNPKEWGEYSVIYMTYFLYKCATLLCEKIVEIIETKELLEMIKNVEFDVIVQDVTLHQCLYGLWEVAKGKPSVVGYVPFGPAPWMRHYIGGPHYPTVRAHAYTAIAKPEGLWQKTWNALYYIVDDLVRNYYYMPNCQQIANRYIGHEIRPIGELEKNMTVVLINTHSAFEPGIPLPPNAIEIGGLHAQNVQPTADEKTVTYPDSIREFLDGAKNGAVVISLGTNVNWKYIGIDKLKAVTQALSKLAQRALWKLDVELPFQMPNNVMVVKWIPQNEILSHKNVKAIWTHGGLLSTQEAIWQGVPLIGMPFFSDQKFNVALLVHKGVAVRLDSDTLSTECVLDAFEKILYNKSYTKNMKQLSSEFRDRPVPPLDLAIWWIEYAARHPNGRLESPLRSQSWMEQNLIDIYAFLFLSFIIILSVIVFVLKQLFNFYCNRVRVASKVKSKQT, encoded by the exons ATGttaaaaaacttgattttttattgtatttttgtaatgGGAATGACGACAATGTCAAGttcattaaagattttattgctACAACCAGTAGCATCAACCAGTCATCATATTTGGACGATGAATCTATTGAAAGGACTACTTCACAAAGGACATCACGTACACGTAGTGAGCATCCATGAACCCAATATCAAAGATAGACTGGCGCAAAATATGACATATGCT gTTTTCAGTGATGTAGTgaaagaatttcaaaaatctGAAGAATTTAATCCAAAGGAATGGGGAGAGTATAGTGTAATTTATATgacatactttttatataaatgtgcaaCATTACTCTGTGAAAAAATAGTAGAAATTATAGAAACAAAGGAACTTttggaaatgataaaaaatgttgaatttgATGTTATAGTACAGGACGTTACTTTACATCAATGCTTATATGGATTATGGGAG GTTGCTAAAGGCAAACCATCTGTAGTAGGCTACGTTCCGTTTGGTCCTGCACCTTGGATGAGACATTATATCGGTGGTCCCCATTATCCAACTGTTCGAGCTCATGCATATACAGCTATTGCAAAACCTGAAGGTCTATGGCAGAAAACGTGGAATGCTCTTTATTATATCGTGGATGATCTCgttcgaaattattattacatgccCAACTGTCAACAAATTGCTAACCGATACATAGGTCACGAAATCAGACCGATAGGTGagctagaaaaaaatatgactgtcgttttaattaatactcatTCTGCGTTTGAGCCTGGGATTCCGCTGCCGCCAAACGCTATAGAGATTGGGGGACTGCATGCTCAAAACGTGCAACCAACTGCTGACGAGAAAACTGTAACATATCCCGAT AGCATACGTGAATTTCTTGATGGAGCAAAGAATGGAGCAGTTGTAATATCATTGGGAACAAATGTAAACTGGAAATATATTGGAATAGATAAACTTAAGGCTGTCACACAGGCTCTTTCAAAACTCGCGCAACGAGCACTTTGGAAGCTAGATGTTGAACTACCATTTCAAATGCCGAATAATGTAATGGTTGTAAAGTGGATTCCccaaaatgaaattttga gtcacaaaaatgtaaaagcaaTCTGGACACATGGTGGTCTTCTCAGTACACAAGAAGCCATTTGGCAAGGTGTCCCATTGATTGGAATGCCATTTTTTTCGGATCAAAAATTCAATGTGGCATTATTAGTACATAAAGGTGTCGCTGTACGGTTAGACAGTGATACTTTATCCACGGAGTGCGTATTAGATGCgtttgaaaaaatactttacaatAAAAG ttatacaaaaaatatgaaacaattaTCCAGTGAATTTCGAGATCGACCAGTGCCGCCGTTAGATTTAGCGATATGGTGGATCGAATACGCTGCTCGCCATCCAAATGGACGTTTAGAATCTCCGCTTAGATCGCAAAGCTGGATGGAACAGAATCTAATCGATATTTACGCATTCTTATTTCTtagctttattataatattatcagtaatagtttttgtgttgaaacaattatttaatttttattgtaatcgtGTACGTGTCGCATCTAAAGTGAAAAGTAAacaaacttaa
- the LOC140671584 gene encoding UDP-glycosyltransferase UGT5-like, which yields MLKNLVFYCIFVMGMTTMSSSLKILLLQPVASTSHHIWTMNLLKGLLHKGHQVHMVDILEPTIKGKLAQNMTYTVFGNIMKKPQEAEDYNPVKYENFGVIYTTYFVYDLTLSLCEKIIETKEAKELLEMIKNVKFDVIVQDITLHECLYGLWQIAKGKPPVVGYLLFGSAPWFKYLTGGPHYPTVRSYVFTAIAKPEGLWQKTWNSFYYIADDLVRNYYYMPISQRNAERYIGHAIKPLHELERNISIVLLNTHSAFEFGIPLPPNAIEIGGLHAQIIRTADEKAVTYPENIREFLDGAKNGAVVISLGTIVKWKFVGLDKLKAVTQALSKLKQRVLWKLDIELPIQVPNNIMIVKWMVQNEILTHNNVKAIWTHGGLLSIQEAIWHGVPMISMPFFGDQKFNVDLLVHKGVGVRLDFKTLSTETVLDAFEKVLHNESYTKNMKQLSSEFRDRSVPPLDLAIWSIEYAARHPRGSLESPLRSQSWVEQNLIDIYAFLFFSLIIILAVIFFVLNKLFNFYCNCVRATEEQKSKQM from the exons atgttaaaaaatttagtgttttattgtatttttgtaatgGGAATGACGACAATGTCAAGttcattaaagattttattgctACAACCAGTAGCATCAACCAGTCATCATATTTGGACGATGAATCTATTGAAAGGACTACTCCATAAGGGACACCAAGTACATATGGTGGACATTCTTGAACCCACTATCAAGGGTAAACTCGCACAAAATATGACATACACT GTTTTCggtaatataatgaaaaaaccGCAGGAAGCTGAGGATTATAATCCAGTTAAATATGAAAACTTTGGTGTAATTTATACGACATACTTTGTCTATGATCTTACATTATcactttgtgaaaaaataatagaaaccAAAGAAGCAAaagaacttttagaaatgataaaaaatgttaaatttgatGTTATAGTACAGGACATTACTTTACATGAGTGCTTATACGGATTATGGCAg ATTGCTAAAGGCAAACCACCTGTAGTTGGCTACCTGCTGTTCGGCTCTGCACCTTGGTTCAAATATCTTACCGGTGGTCCTCATTATCCGACTGTTCGATCTTATGTATTCACAGCTATTGCGAAACCTGAAGGTTTATGGCAGAAAACGtggaattctttttattatattgctgATGATCTTgtgcgaaattattattacatgccAATTTCTCAACGAAATGCTGAGCGATACATAGGTCATGCAATTAAACCGTTGCATGAGTTGGAAAGAAACATTTCTatcgtattattaaatactcaTTCCGCGTTTGAGTTTGGGATTCCACTACCTCCAAACGCCATAGAAATTGGTGGACTACATGCTCAAATCATACGAACTGCTGACGAAAAAGCCGTAACATATCCCGAg AATATACGTGAATTTCTTGATGGAGCAAAAAATGGAGCAGTTGTAATATCATTGGGTACAATTGTGAAATGGAAATTTGTTGGATTAGATAAACTTAAGGCCGTTACGCAagctttatcaaaattaaagcaACGAGTACTTTGGAAGCTAGATATTGAGCTTCCAATTCAAGTgccaaataatataatgattgtAAAGTGGATGGTTCAGAATGAAATTTTGA ctcACAATAATGTAAAAGCAATCTGGACTCATGGTGGTCTCCTTAGTATACAAGAGGCCATTTGGCACGGTGTACCAATGATCTCGATGCCATTTTTTGGAGATCAGAAATTCAATGTGGACCTATTAGTACATAAAGGAGTTGGAGTTCGTTTAGATTTCAAAACCCTGTCCACAGAAACGGTATTAGATGCGTTTGAAAAAGTACTTCACAATGAAAG TTATACAAAGAATATGAAACAATTATCCAGTGAATTTCGGGATCGATCAGTGCCGCCGTTAGATTTAGCGATTTGGTCGATTGAATACGCTGCCCGCCATCCACGTGGAAGTTTAGAATCTCCACTTAGATCACAAAGTTGGGTGGAACAGAACCTGATCGATATCTatgcatttttgttttttagtcttatcataatattagcagtcatattttttgtgttgaataaattatttaatttttattgtaattgtgTACGTGCCACAGAAGAGCAGAAAAGTAAACAAATGTAa
- the LOC140671583 gene encoding UDP-glucosyltransferase 2-like, with protein sequence MLKNLVFYCILLMGFVAMSSSLKILLLQPLASTSHHIWTMKILKGLLHKGHQVHVVSIHEPNIKGKLAQNMTYAVFGDLMKELHESEDYDPNEWENFGIIYTTYFLYVHWATPFCEKTIETKEAKELLEMIKNVEFDVIVQDVTLYQCLYGLWEVAKGNPPVVGYIPLGLAPWFKHYIGGPHYPTVRSYAYAAIAKPESLWQKTCNVFYYLADDFIRHYYYMPNSQKIAERYVGHEIKPLNELEKNMTIILINSHSAFEPGIPLPPNAIEIGGLHAQMIQPTSDEEAVTYPESVLEFLDGAKNGAVVISLGTNVNWKSIGLDKLKVVTQALSKLKQRVLWKLDIELPFEVPNNMMIVKWMPQNEILSHKNIKAIWTHGGLLSTQEAIWKGIPMIGMPFFGDQQFNVELLIHKGAAVRLDFNTLSTESIVEAFEKVLYNESYTKNMKQLSSEFRDRPVPPLDSAIWWIEYAVRHPHGSLESPLRFQSWIEQNLIDIYAFLFLNFIIVLSIVFFVLKELFNFYRNRVHAVSKLQKKKQM encoded by the exons atgttaaaaaatttagtgtTTTATTGTATTCTTTTAATGGGATTCGTGGCAATGTCAAGttcattgaaaatattactgCTACAACCACTAGCATCAACTAGTCATCACATTTGGacgatgaaaatattgaaaggaCTACTGCATAAAGGGCACCAAGTACACGTAGTGAGCATCCATGAACCCAATATCAAGGGTAAACTTGCACAAAATATGACATACGCT GTTTTCGGTGATTTAATGAAAGAATTACATGAATCTGAGGATTATGATCCAAATGAATGGGAAAACTTTGGTATCATTTATACGACATACTTTTTATACGTACATTGGGCAACAccattttgtgaaaaaacgATAGAAACTAAGGAAGCAAAAGAACTTCtggaaatgataaaaaatgtagaattcGATGTTATAGTACAGGACGTTACTTTATACCAATGCTTATACGGATTATGGGAG GTTGCTAAAGGCAATCCTCCTGTAGTGGGGTACATTCCGTTAGGTCTGGCACCTTGGTTTAAACATTACATCGGTGGTCCTCATTATCCAACTGTTCGATCTTATGCATATGCAGCTATAGCAAAACCTGAAAGTCTATGGCAGAAAACGtgcaatgttttttattatctcgcgGATGATTTTATtcgtcattattattatatgccaaattctcaaaaaattgCTGAACGATACGTAGGTCACGAAATCAAGCCATTAAATGagctagaaaaaaatatgactatcatattaattaattctcattCTGCGTTTGAACCTGGAATTCCACTGCCGCCAAACGCCATAGAAATTGGAGGATTGCATGCTCAAATGATACAACCAACTTCTGACGAGGAAGCCGTAACATATCCCGAA aGCGTACTTGAATTTCTTGATGGAGCAAAGAACGGAGCAGTTGTAATATCATTGGGAACAAATGTGAACTGGAAATCTATCGGATTAGATAAACTTAAGGTCGTCACGCAGGCTCTATCGAAATTGAAACAACGAGTACTTTGGAAGTTAGATATTGAACTGCCATTTGAAGTGCCAAATAATATGATGATTGTGAAGTGGATGCctcaaaatgaaattttga gTCACAAGAATATTAAAGCAATCTGGACGCATGGTGGTCTTCTTAGCACACAAGAAGCTATTTGGAAAGGTATACCAATGATAGGGATGCCATTTTTTGGAGATCAACAATTTAATGTAGAACTATTAATACATAAAGGAGCTGCAGTTCGTTTAGATTTTAATACTCTGTCTACAGAATCAATAGTAGAAGCATTTGAAAAAGTACTTTACAATGAAAG ttatacaaaaaatatgaagcAATTATCTAGTGAATTTCGAGATCGACCAGTACCACCATTAGATTCAGCGATTTGGTGGATCGAATACGCTGTCCGTCATCCACATGGAAGTTTAGAATCTCCGTTGAGATTCCAGAGCTGGATAGAACAGAACCTGATCGATATCTATGCATTcttgtttcttaattttatcatagtatTATCGATCGTGTTTTTTGTattgaaagaattatttaatttttatcgtaatcGTGTACATGCCGTATCTAAATtgcagaaaaagaaacaaatgtaa